Proteins encoded within one genomic window of Triticum aestivum cultivar Chinese Spring chromosome 2D, IWGSC CS RefSeq v2.1, whole genome shotgun sequence:
- the LOC123050540 gene encoding probable inactive carboxylesterase Os04g0669700 produces MEEEPPPAEPRSQRFVLWLHGLGDSGRANEPVAGYAFAGARWAFPTAPTAPVTCNRGMLMPSWFDIHDTPITSKSARDEADVLRAVERVHAMIDQEISAGTRPEDVFIFGLSQGGALSIASVLLYPKTLGGCAVFSGFLPFGASFASRVTAEAKKTPVLWVHGRADFLVPIEAGKDGTKFLRGRLGMRCELKVYDGLGHELAPYELQYCEQWAAGGGGGSNDDPGTRSVDRGVPRTRRSCSCGFGFFSRS; encoded by the exons ATGGAGGAGGAGCCCCCGCCGGCGGAGCCTCGGTCGCAGCGGTTCGTGCTGTGGCTGCACGGGCTCGGGGACAGCGGGCGCGCCAACGAGCCGGTGGCCGGGTACGCCTTCGCCGGCGCCCGCTGGGCCTTCCCCACGGCGCCCACCGCGCCCGTCACATGCAACC GTGGCATGCTGATGCCGTCGTGGTTCGACATCCACGACACGCCCATCACCTCC AAATCTGCGAGGGACGAGGCGGACGTGCTGAGGGCGGTGGAGAGAGTGCACGCCATGATCGACCAGGAGATATCCGCCGGGACGAGGCCGGAGGATGTCTTCATCTTCGGGCTCAGCCAGGGAG GCGCGCTGAGCATTGCCAGCGTGCTGCTGTATCCCAAGACGCTGGGCGGCTGCGCGGTCTTCAGCGGATTCCTCCCGTTCGGCGCCTCCTTCGCGTCCAGGGTGACGGCCGAGGCCAAGAAGACGCCGGTGCTGTGGGTGCACGGGCGAGCGGACTTCCTGGTCCCGATCGAGGCGGGCAAAGACGGGACCAAGTTCCTAAGGGGACGGCTGGGCATGAGATGCGAGCTCAAGGTGTACGACGGGCTCGGCCACGAGCTGGCGCCCTACGAGCTCCAATACTGCGAGCAGTGGGCCGCCGGCGGGGGTGGTGGCTCCAACGACGACCCAGGGACAAGAAGCGTGGACCGTGGCGTCCCGAGGACCAGGCGCTCCTGCAGCTGCGGATTCGGCTTCTTCTCTCGGTCTTAA